One Delphinus delphis chromosome 16, mDelDel1.2, whole genome shotgun sequence genomic window carries:
- the CHRM3 gene encoding muscarinic acetylcholine receptor M3 translates to MTLHNNNTTSPLFPNISSSWIHGPSEAGLPPGTVTHFGSYNISRAAGNSSSPNGTTSDPLGGHTIWQVVFIAFLTGVLALVTIIGNILVIVAFKVNKQLKTVNNYFLLSLACADLIIGVISMNLFTTYIIMNRWALGNLACDLWLSIDYVASNASVMNLLVISFDRYFSITRPLTYRAKRTTKRAGVMIGLAWVISFILWAPAILFWQYFVGKRTVPPGECFIQFLSEPTITFGTAIAAFYMPVTIMTILYWRIYKETEKRTKELAGLQASGTEAEAENFVHPTGSSRSCSSYELQQQSMKRSARRKYGRCHFWFTTKSWKPSAEQIDQDHSSSDSWNNNDAAASLENSASSDEEDMGSETRAIYSIVLKLPGHSTILSSTKLPSSDNLQVPEEELGAVDLETKASKLQAQKSMDDGGSFQKSFSKLPIQLESAVDTAKASDVNSSVGKTAATLPLSFKEATLAKRFALKTRSQITKRKRMSLIKEKKAAQTLSAILLAFIITWTPYNIMVLVNTFCDSCIPKTYWNLGYWLCYINSTVNPVCYALCNKTFRTTFKMLLLCQCDKRKRRKQQYQQRQSVIFHKRAPEQAL, encoded by the coding sequence ATGACCTTGCACAATAACAATACAACCTCACCTTTGTTTCcgaacatcagctcttcctggatTCACGGCCCTTCCGAGGCAGGGCTGCCCCCAGGAACGGTTACTCATTTTGGCAGCTACAACATTTCTCGGGCAgctgggaattcctcctctccAAATGGCACCACCAGTGACCCTCTGGGAGGTCATACCATCTGGCAGGTGGTCTTCATTGCATTCTTAACGGGCGTCCTGGCCTTGGTGACCATCATCGGCAACATCCTGGTGATAGTGGCATTCAAGGTCAACAAGCAACTGAAGACCGTCAACAACTACTTCCTCTTAAGTCTGGCCTGTGCCGACCTGATTATTGGGGTCATTTCAATGAATCTGTTTACTACCTACATCATCATGAACCGATGGGCTTTAGGGAACTTGGCCTGTGACCTCTGGCTTTCCATTGACTACGTGGCTAGCAATGCCTCCGTCATGAATCTTCTGGTCATTAGCTTTGACAGGTACTTTTCCATCACGAGGCCGCTCACGTACCGAGCCAAACGAACAACAAAGCGAGCTGGTGTGATGATAGGTCTGGCTTGGGTCATCTCCTTCATCCTTTGGGCTCCTGCCATCTTGTTCTGGCAATACTTTGTTGGGAAGAGAACTGTGCCTCCAGGGGAGTGTTTCATCCAGTTCCTCAGTGAGCCCACCATCACCTTCGGCACGGCCATCGCTGCCTTTTATATGCCTGTCACCATCATGACTATTTTATACTGGAGGATctataaggaaactgaaaaacGTACCAAAGAGCTTGCTGGGCTGCAGGCCTCtgggacagaggcagaggcagagaactTTGTCCATCCCACAGGTAGTTCTCGAAGCTGCAGCAGCTATGAGCTTCAACAGCAAAGCATGAAACGCTCAGCCAGGAGGAAGTACGGACGCTGCCACTTCTGGTTCACAACGAAGAGCTGGAAGCCCAGTGCCGAGCAGATTGACCAAGACCACAGCAGCAGCGACAGCTGGAATAACAACGATGCTGCTGCCTCCCTGGAAAATTCCGCTTCCTCCGACGAGGAGGACATGGGCTCGGAGACAAGAGCCATCTACTCCATCGTGCTCAAGCTTCCGGGTCACAGCACCATCCTCAGCTCCACCAAGTTACCCTCGTCAGACAACCTGCAGGTGCCGGAGGAGGAGCTGGGGGCAGTGGACTTAGAGACAAAAGCCAGCAAACTCCAGGCCCAAAAGAGCATGGACGACGGAGGCAGTTTTCAGAAAAGCTTCTCCAAGCTTCCCATCCAGTTGGAGTCAGCCGTGGACACGGCCAAGGCCTCTGATGTCAACTCCTCAGTGGGCAAGACCGCGGCCACTCTGCCTCTGTCCTTTAAGGAAGCTACTCTGGCTAAGAGGTTTGCTCTGAAGACCAGAAGCCAGATCACCAAGCGGAAACGGATGTCCCTCATCAAGGAGAAGAAGGCGGCCCAGACCCTCAGCGCCATCTTGCTTGCCTTCATTATCACCTGGACCCCCTACAACATTATGGTTCTGGTGAACACCTTTTGTGACAGCTGCATCCCCAAAACCTATTGGAATCTGGGCTATTGGCTGTGCTACATCAACAGCACCGTGAACCCCGTGTGCTATGCCCTGTGCAACAAAACATTCAGAACCACTTTCAAGATGCTGCTGTTGTGCCAGTGTGACAAAAGGAAGAGGCGCAAGCAGCAGTACCAGCAAAGACAGTCAGTCATTTTCCACAAACGGGCGCCCGAGCAGGCCTTGTAG